One region of Drosophila teissieri strain GT53w chromosome 2L, Prin_Dtei_1.1, whole genome shotgun sequence genomic DNA includes:
- the LOC122611809 gene encoding pulmonary surfactant-associated protein D-like, which produces MCGLRTCFLCLVVASCILFGVCHSTSDSICVLSDAPQQCGAFCLAALHPLYDQYAKSRQQEHSQEAIVKLIVDFRAEQKELANHSQEAIVKLIADFRTEQKELFNVLAANLTATASGLESVTVPPGFQMIGSRYFFIEKYEWKSRTDAEETCREKGGHLAAFEIEDDFEAVTRIVEKHTIFWLGYHRNSGDAFVTATGNKVSFMKWILGQPDNEGGKQNCVTLFNSHMYDWDCEDTNPFICQLDT; this is translated from the coding sequence ATGTGTGGGCTGCGTACCTGTTTTTTGTGCCTCGTCgttgcatcctgcatccttttCGGAGTGTGCCACTCCACCAGCGACTCCATTTGTGTCCTGAGCGATGCGCCTCAGCAATGTGGCGCCTTCTGCCTGGCAGCATTGCATCCACTGTACGATCAGTACGCCAAGTCCAGGCAACAGGAGCACAGCCAGGAGGCAATAGTGAAGCTGATTGTGGATTTTCGGGCTGAGCAGAAGGAGCTCGCGAATCACAGCCAAGAGGCAATAGTGAAGCTGATAGCAGATTTTCGGACGGAGCAGAAAGAGCTGTTCAATGTTCTTGCGGCGAATCTAACTGCCACCGCGAGCGGACTTGAATCAGTTACAGTGCCGCCTGGGTTCCAGATGATTGGATCCAGATACTTTTTCATAGAAAAATATGAGTGGAAAAGCAGGACTGATGCCGAGGAAACCTGTCGCGAAAAGGGCGGTCACCTAGCAGCCTTCGAAATCGAAGACGATTTTGAAGCCGTCACAAGAATCGTCGAGAAACATACCATATTCTGGCTGGGTTACCATCGAAATAGTGGGGACGCATTCGTGACGGCCACCGGAAATAAAGTATCGTTTATGAAGTGGATTTTAGGACAACCCGACAACGAAGGTGGCAAGCAGAACTGCGTTACCCTGTTCAATTCACACATGTATGATTGGGATTGCGAAGATACCAATCCCTTCATTTGCCAGTTGGAcacataa
- the LOC122611810 gene encoding pulmonary surfactant-associated protein D-like: MFRLHIGFLCLVIAFCILFGVSHATSDSICVLSNAPQQCGAFCLAALHPLYDQYSKSRQQEHSQEAIVKIIADFRAEQKEAMVKLIADFRADQKELFNVLASNLTASRLESILQSRPVTVPPGFQKIGSRYFFIEYNKGKSWSDAEETCREKGGHLAAFRTEDELEAITRIVHKYTSFWLGYHRNSEDGFVTATGNKGSFMKWGSEEPTNIGGNEHCVVLFNSCMYYGKCDITIPFICQLDTV, translated from the coding sequence ATGTTTCGCCTGCATATCGGTTTTTTGTGCCTCGTCATTGCATTCTGCATCCTTTTCGGAGTGTCTCACGCCACTAGCGACTCCATTTGTGTCCTGAGCAATGCGCCTCAGCAATGTGGCGCCTTCTGCCTGGCAGCCTTGCATCCACTGTACGATCAGTACTCCAAGTCCAGGCAACAGGAGCACAGCCAGGAGGCAATAGTTAAGATCATAGCGGATTTTCGGGCGGAGCAGAAGGAGGCAATGGTGAAGCTGATAGCGGATTTTCGGGCTGACCAGAAGGAGCTGTTCAATGTCCTTGCGTCGAATCTTACCGCGAGCAGACTTGAATCCATCTTGCAGAGCAGGCCAGTTACGGTGCCGCCTGGGTTCCAGAAGATTGGATCCAGATACTTTTTCATAGAATATAATAAGGGGAAAAGCTGGAGTGATGCCGAGGAAACCTGTCGCGAAAAGGGCGGTCACCTAGCAGCCTTCCGAACCGAAGACGAATTAGAAGCCATCACAAGAATCGTCCATAAATATACCTCCTTCTGGCTGGGTTACCATCGAAATAGTGAGGACGGATTCGTGACGGCCACCGGAAATAAAGGATCGTTTATGAAGTGGGGTTCAGAAGAACCCACCAACATTGGTGGCAACGAGCACTGCGTTGTCCTATTCAATTCATGCATGTATTATGGAAAATGCGATATTACCATTCCCTTCATCTGCCAGTTGGACACGGTTTAa
- the LOC122611811 gene encoding ladderlectin-like codes for MFRLHIGFLCHVVAFFILFGVSHSTSESVCVLSDAPKQCSAFCMAALQPLYNHCQNVRELLDILASNQTATARRLESTLQSRPEIKPAGTVPQGFQKIGSRYFLIEESKMKSWTDAEETCREKGGHLASFRNIAEFHAVRSKVFPLSTFWLGGHRNSEDEFVTATGNKGSYIKWHFGQPNNFGGQQNCVALSVFRMNDMHCDHVNNFICQLDTV; via the coding sequence ATGTTTCGCCTGCATATCGGTTTTTTGTGCCACGTCGTTGCATTCTTCATCCTTTTCGGAGTGTCCCACTCCACCAGCGAGTCCGTTTGTGTCCTCAGCGATGCGCCTAAGCAATGTAGCGCCTTCTGCATGGCAGCATTGCAGCCACTGTATAACCACTGCCAGAATGTTCGGGAGCTGTTGGATATCCTTGCGTCGAATCAAACTGCCACCGCGAGGAGACTTGAATCCACTTTGCAAAGCAGACCAGAGATAAAACCAGCCGGTACAGTGCCGCAAGGGTTTCAGAAGATTGGATCCAGATACTTTCTCATAGAAGAGAGTAAGATGAAATCCTGGACCGATGCCGAGGAAACCTGTCGCGAAAAGGGCGGTCACCTAGCATCCTTCCGAAACATAGCCGAGTTTCATGCCGTCAGGAGTAAAgtctttccactttccacgtTCTGGCTGGGAGGCCATCGAAATAGTGAGGACGAATTCGTGACGGCCACCGGAAATAAAGGATCGTATATTAAGTGGCATTTTGGACAACCCAACAACTTTGGTGGCCAGCAGAACTGCGTTGCCCTGAGCGTATTTCGCATGAATGATATGCACTGCGATCATGTCAATAACTTTATTTGCCAGTTGGACACTGTTTAA
- the LOC122613443 gene encoding NPC intracellular cholesterol transporter 2 homolog a, whose amino-acid sequence MLRYAVIACAALVAFAGALEFSDCGSKTGKFTRVGIEGCDTTKAECILKRNTTVSFSIDFALAEEATAVKTVVHGKVLGIEMPFPLANPDACVASGLKCPLEKGESYRYTATLPVLRSYPKVSVLVKWELQDQDGADIICVEIPAKIQ is encoded by the coding sequence ATGCTGAGGTACGCGGTAATTGCCTGTGCTGCACTGGTGGCCTTCGCGGGTGCCCTGGAGTTCAGCGATTGCGGCTCCAAGACGGGCAAGTTCACCCGGGTGGGCATCGAGGGCTGCGACACCACCAAGGCGGAGTGCATCCTCAAGAGGAACACCACCGTCAGCTTCTCCATTGACTTTGCCCTGGCCGAGGAGGCGACGGCGGTGAAGACGGTGGTGCACGGCAAGGTCCTGGGCATCGAGATGCCCTTCCCGCTGGCCAATCCCGATGCCTGTGTGGCCAGCGGCCTCAAGTGCCCGCTGGAGAAGGGCGAGTCGTACCGCTACACGGCCACCCTGCCGGTGCTGCGATCCTACCCCAAGGTGTCCGTGCTCGTCAAGTGGGAGCTGCAGGACCAGGACGGAGCGGACATCATCTGCGTCGAGATTCCCGCTAAGATTCAGTAG